A single genomic interval of Flavihumibacter rivuli harbors:
- a CDS encoding amidohydrolase, with product MGRIATILKSTVLPGLMAFLVVGMKKEAAAPDFLLLNGKVFTSDPSNWYTEAVAISKDRITAIGNNAAIKAMAGPATKIIDLGGRTVIPGINDAHDHIGFGTPRARHIQFRADMMHGPSLQTVLDSLSLITRDLPKGTLITGSLGVDLLEDPKARREAFDQVSPDHPLILQAPWGHGTLLNSQAMQWMGISESSADPMGGHYERDPATGKLTGALIEYAEFFTSKFLYSQLSEAEQIAGAKEYGATALQLGITSVQNMATSLNLDQMYRLLEQARLPQRIRIIRFPETSPKAREIYPWTTNYPSSSFLYVSGMKWILDGTPVERGSYMLEAYKDKPGWKGALNFHPDTISTIIAEGWRSKEQLMLHITGDALPELVMDKMESMGSEADWLKKRLRFEHADGFPGKAVTRARSMGIVPVVNPSHFMLADIIQQRIGPERAASYQPFRSLLAAGIPVAIGSDGPNNPYLNIMFATIHANNPGEAVTREQAVIAYTYGSAYAEFMENEKGMIRKGYLADLAVLSQDIFTIPTQALPRTTAVMTIIDGKIVHDQITAKNNEP from the coding sequence ATGGGAAGAATAGCTACCATCCTTAAATCCACAGTACTGCCTGGCCTGATGGCATTCCTTGTCGTTGGCATGAAGAAGGAAGCAGCAGCTCCAGACTTCTTGCTGTTGAATGGGAAGGTCTTTACCAGTGACCCCTCCAATTGGTATACAGAAGCCGTGGCCATAAGCAAGGATAGGATAACGGCAATTGGAAACAATGCTGCGATCAAGGCAATGGCAGGACCCGCAACCAAAATAATTGACCTTGGAGGCAGGACTGTTATCCCGGGCATCAATGATGCCCATGACCATATTGGCTTTGGCACCCCAAGGGCGAGGCATATCCAATTCAGGGCCGATATGATGCATGGCCCATCACTTCAAACCGTCCTTGATTCCCTTTCCCTGATCACCAGGGATCTACCCAAAGGAACATTGATTACCGGATCGCTTGGAGTGGATTTATTGGAAGATCCTAAGGCAAGAAGGGAAGCATTTGATCAAGTATCCCCAGACCACCCGCTTATCCTACAGGCACCATGGGGCCACGGCACCTTACTCAACAGCCAGGCCATGCAATGGATGGGCATTAGCGAGAGCAGCGCGGACCCAATGGGAGGGCATTATGAAAGGGATCCGGCAACAGGTAAGCTAACAGGAGCATTGATCGAATACGCAGAATTCTTCACCTCCAAATTCCTATACTCCCAATTATCAGAGGCGGAACAAATCGCAGGCGCGAAGGAATATGGTGCAACAGCCCTTCAATTGGGCATTACTTCGGTACAGAATATGGCAACCTCCCTAAACCTCGACCAAATGTACCGGTTACTGGAGCAAGCCAGGCTACCGCAGCGCATACGTATCATAAGGTTCCCGGAAACTTCCCCAAAAGCAAGGGAAATTTACCCATGGACCACCAATTATCCATCTAGCTCATTTCTCTATGTTTCAGGCATGAAATGGATCCTGGATGGCACCCCTGTAGAAAGAGGCTCTTATATGCTGGAAGCCTACAAGGACAAACCGGGATGGAAAGGGGCCTTGAATTTCCATCCTGATACGATCAGTACCATTATTGCAGAAGGCTGGCGAAGCAAGGAGCAACTTATGCTACATATCACGGGAGACGCCTTGCCGGAATTGGTGATGGATAAAATGGAAAGTATGGGAAGCGAAGCAGACTGGCTAAAAAAACGACTAAGGTTTGAACATGCCGATGGCTTTCCGGGGAAGGCTGTAACGAGGGCCAGATCAATGGGGATTGTCCCTGTGGTCAACCCCTCCCATTTCATGTTGGCGGACATCATACAACAAAGGATAGGACCGGAAAGGGCTGCATCCTACCAGCCGTTCAGGTCACTCCTTGCAGCCGGCATCCCAGTGGCCATAGGTTCTGATGGCCCCAACAATCCTTACCTCAATATCATGTTTGCCACCATCCATGCCAACAACCCTGGCGAAGCTGTAACCCGGGAACAGGCAGTGATCGCTTATACCTATGGCTCAGCCTATGCAGAATTCATGGAAAACGAAAAGGGAATGATCAGGAAGGGTTATCTCGCCGACCTGGCCGTGCTCAGCCAGGACATCTTTACCATACCCACCCAGGCCCTGCCCAGAACAACAGCAGTAATGACCATCATCGATGGAAAAATTGTCCATGACCAGATCACCGCAAAAAACAATGAACCCTAA
- a CDS encoding glycoside hydrolase family 9 protein — MSRILLAAYSILLLFATISCGGQDNGGQVLLNQLGFYSYAPKIAIVKERSGSEIFWVVNNGNGDTVFSGKLGPAIQSAYSSMVTRKADFSGLTQSGQFRVVLKGGASSPAFRIGSGIANDLVKVSMKGYYYQRSDIPLLPEHAGKWARPLGHPDDKVLIHASAASAQRPEGTIVASRGGWYDAGDYNKYVVNSGITMGTLLSAYEDFPAYFDSLQWNIPESGNKVPDILDEVIYNLRWLFTMQDPNDGGVYHKCTNPKFDGMIMPDKAKETRYLVQKGTGATLDFVAVMAQASRVLKKFDHALPGLSDSCLKAALYAWQWAEQHPAVEYDQEKNNKSFKPEVVTGRYGDTNFSGEWFWASSELLITTGNQAYLDVLMKWRRAPILVPCWYDVAPMGYFSLLRNARTQGARQLVDAKPFSDELLKLADLLIANGGNKAFGTIMGQSAEDFVWGSNSVAANQGLVLVNAYLYSGNPKYLDAALSNLDYLTGRNATGYCFITGMGSRPPVNAHHRPSVADNNPLPVPGLLVGGPNKYKQDGCKYPHEGAELAYLDEVCSYASNEIAINWNAPLVYVAVAMEALQYRAGWIR, encoded by the coding sequence ATGAGCCGAATTCTTCTTGCTGCCTATTCGATACTTTTATTGTTCGCAACCATTTCCTGTGGCGGACAGGATAATGGCGGCCAGGTTTTACTGAACCAATTGGGTTTCTATTCTTATGCCCCCAAGATCGCCATTGTAAAAGAGCGGTCAGGAAGTGAAATTTTCTGGGTGGTGAATAATGGGAATGGCGATACCGTATTTAGCGGTAAGCTTGGCCCGGCTATTCAGTCTGCCTATTCTTCGATGGTTACCCGAAAAGCTGATTTCAGTGGCTTGACGCAATCCGGGCAATTCAGGGTGGTACTGAAAGGAGGTGCCAGTTCCCCCGCATTCAGGATTGGTAGCGGTATCGCTAATGACCTGGTGAAGGTTTCCATGAAAGGGTATTATTACCAGCGCTCCGATATCCCCTTGCTTCCTGAACATGCAGGGAAATGGGCGAGGCCCCTGGGGCATCCCGATGACAAGGTATTGATTCATGCTTCCGCAGCATCCGCTCAGCGGCCGGAAGGGACCATTGTGGCTTCCAGGGGTGGCTGGTACGATGCCGGTGATTATAATAAGTATGTAGTGAATTCTGGCATAACCATGGGCACGCTACTATCTGCCTATGAGGATTTCCCCGCTTACTTCGATTCACTCCAATGGAATATCCCTGAATCCGGCAATAAAGTTCCTGATATCCTGGATGAGGTGATCTATAACCTGCGGTGGTTGTTTACCATGCAGGACCCCAATGATGGTGGGGTATACCATAAATGTACCAATCCGAAGTTCGATGGCATGATCATGCCGGATAAGGCTAAGGAAACCCGTTACCTTGTACAGAAGGGTACAGGTGCTACCCTTGATTTTGTGGCAGTGATGGCACAGGCATCACGCGTGCTGAAAAAGTTTGACCATGCATTGCCCGGTCTTTCCGACAGTTGCCTGAAAGCGGCCCTATATGCCTGGCAATGGGCTGAACAGCATCCGGCTGTTGAGTATGACCAGGAAAAGAACAATAAGTCTTTTAAGCCGGAGGTCGTAACCGGCAGGTATGGCGATACTAATTTTTCCGGGGAGTGGTTCTGGGCTTCCAGTGAATTGCTGATCACTACCGGTAATCAAGCATACCTGGATGTGCTGATGAAATGGAGACGTGCCCCTATCCTTGTTCCCTGCTGGTATGATGTTGCCCCTATGGGTTATTTTTCACTTTTGAGAAATGCCAGGACCCAGGGTGCCAGACAATTGGTTGATGCGAAACCCTTTTCCGACGAACTGCTGAAACTAGCTGACCTCCTGATCGCCAATGGGGGTAATAAAGCCTTTGGTACCATCATGGGACAGTCTGCTGAAGATTTTGTTTGGGGCTCCAATTCTGTAGCAGCCAACCAGGGGCTGGTTTTGGTGAATGCCTACCTGTACAGCGGAAACCCGAAATACCTTGACGCCGCCTTATCCAACCTGGATTACCTTACAGGCAGGAATGCCACTGGTTATTGCTTTATAACGGGAATGGGTAGCCGACCGCCGGTCAATGCCCACCACCGGCCATCTGTTGCCGATAATAATCCTTTGCCTGTTCCAGGCCTCCTGGTGGGTGGTCCCAATAAATACAAACAGGATGGTTGTAAATATCCCCATGAAGGTGCAGAGCTTGCTTACCTCGATGAGGTTTGTTCCTACGCCAGTAATGAGATTGCCATCAACTGGAACGCCCCCCTGGTATATGTTGCAGTTGCCATGGAGGCTTTACAATACAGGGCAGGCTGGATCAGGTAA